The Methanosarcina barkeri MS DNA window CATATTGAGTCACAACTTGTGATTTTAATTATATGAAATCTCGAATATCTTTTTCTAGTTTTTTGAAGATAATCTCTGCAAAGAATAGAATTACAAGACTTAACAAGAGCAGATATAAAATAGGCTTTAAACTTGGAATTTCCTTATATATAAATATAGTTTGATATAAGTGAATAAATGAAAACGCCGGATTATAATTCATGAGTTTTTTTACAAAATCTGGGAGTACATCATAAAGATATACGATTGGGGTAAACCAAAACCAGATCTTAAGTACAATTCCTACAACTTCTTTTAAATCCCTTACGAAGACAACAAATACTCCAATAAAAAACCCAAGGGAATAAGCGAAGATCTGCTGGATAATATATATAAATGGAACTAATAGAATTACACGGCTTACTCCATATCCACTGATCAGAAGTAAAAACAGGAATATTCCCATTGTCACAACATAAGTAATACTCTCCGAAACAGCAATATAGAGAGGAAATGAGGAAAGATCAACCTTAACTTTGGATATGATATATTTCTTGTCTAAAAAAACACTAGATGTCCTTGTAACAGTATTCGAAAAAGCATTCCATGCAATTACACCAGAAGTAAGATAGAATCCATATGCATAGACTGAAGACGAGCCAGGCAAACGCGATCCCATAAGATTAGCAAATATGACGGTAAATATAAAAATATCCACAAGTGGATAAATGAAATTCCACAAAGCTCCTAAAGTAGACCCTGAGTATTTTTCAGTAATATCTCTTTTTGCTAATTCAAGAATTAAACCTATATTCAAATTACTATCTCCTGATTATTAATTCACCGGGACGGAAGAATATTATATTTTTTGAGAAATTTTTGAGAAATAATCTGATCACCGGAGGTCATTTATCACAAAAACAATTTTCGCAAGCAACATTTTTTTTCATGCTATTTTCAAAAATAGAAATGTCAAACATAGCTGCTCTTTTAAAACATTCATTTCCATAGCTTGATGGGTTTTTCGAGATATTCTTTACTGCACTGATTATATCTTGAATATCTGCTTCCACAAACACGCCGGTTTTCCCGTCGACTACTGTTTCCTTAAATCCACCTTCATTTACAGCTACTACAGGTTTTCCACTTGCCATAGCTTCAACAGGTGTCATCCCGAAATCCTCATCCATGGCAGTGCAGATAAAACCTCTACAGCGGGAATAAAGGTCAAGTAATTCCGTCTCAGAAACTTCCCCAAGAACCTTCACGTTTTCAGGTAAGTTGTCAAGAATATTTTTTGCATAACTTTTTGCGTGATCTCCTTTGGAGTATCCCCCAACAATGACAAGCTTTTCTTCGGGCATTTTCTTGAATGCTTCAATTTGAATTTCCACTCGTTTTTCAGGATAGAGCCGGTTTACTGAAAGCCAGAAGTCTCCATATTCTTTACAGGTAAATTTTGAAGTTTCGACAGGGGGGTAGATAACTTCAGCATCCCTGTGGAAATACTTTTTGATTCTTGTTGAGGTATTTTTAGAGTTCGTTACGATTTTACATACATGGGAAAGGTAGTATTCCGAAATTGGCCTGTGAAGCCTGACCCATATCCGGAAGAAGATAGAAATCCAGAGGGGTTGCCTACTGATAAAGGTCTCGTAAAGGTCATAGAAAGCTCGTGTAGGAGTATGGCAGTAATACAGGTTGGGTTTATGTTTCTTTGCCGCGAAATATGCCCAGTTGCCTGAAAAAATGAAAAAATCGTATTCCTTTGAAAAATCGCAGGCTGCAAAATAAAATGATGCGGAAATCTGCTTCAAAGGAGGTATTTTTGGGGTTTTTCCCAGGCTGATTATTCGTATGTTGGAATACCCCATCTTTTTTACTGACTCCATATTCAAGTCAGTAGTGATAACATCGGCGTTGAAATATTTTGCGAGCATGAGAACAAGTTTCTCTCCACCGCCAATGGCTCCAAAATAATCATGAAATATAGCTATTTTCATCGATTTCTCACTTTTTTCAGGGGTTTTAACAAATGCAGATAAAAAGCTAATTTAATTATAAATGTAAACATCGAGCCCCCCATGAGTGGGAAGAGTATCGTGTCACGTTTTTATAATTTGAAGTTTCCTATCTATCCTTAAACTATCAATATAAAAGTTATCTGTGAATCTGATTTACGATTAATAATATCCGATTTCCTGCAAGATTTCAACAATTCATTAAACTCAACGATTATAAATATATTGAAAATTGTATATCAACAGTAGGGACATATGATACTTTCCAGATGAGATGGTTCATTAGATATATATAACACTTCCCAGATGAAGTGCTTCATTAGATAGCGAGATGATTCATTAGATAACAAGATCATATATTAATTATTTATTAAAGTTCATCTTTACCTCACTTAAAACAGTTCACCTTTACCTTACTTAAAACAGTTAATCTTCACTTTAAGTGTCATTTTAGTGTTATCTATCAGGTAACGAAATAAATTCTACTCTATAAAAATTGAGGCATTTAAGCATCACTTTAGTGCTGTTTGCCTTTATTTACTCTCATTTAATACACTTGTCTAAACTGGGAATCAATAATAAGGCTACAATTACAGTCTACGGTTATACCTTTAAAAGTACTCACGATATTATTTAGATCGTAAAACAACCTTAAAGTTATTATATTAATTAACTACTATCAAAGATAAGATACTCAAAAACTATCAAAGATAAGATACTCAAAAGTGCAATTTATTCAAAAGTTAAGAACTATAAGAGATGATTACTACGAACAAAGGCATGGGATGTCCGGTGGCAAAACGGCCCGCTCATAAATTAAAATTCAGTATTATTTCTTTGATTGCAGTTGGATTGGTTGCTTTTCTCATGCGCCTGATCTCGTATTCCACGGTTACTGCAAACGGAAGCATAAATCTTTTGGGATATGATAGTTTCTACCATATGCGGCGCATTTTATATACAACTTTCAATTTTCCACATCCCCTTAATTTCGATTCTTATATTAATTATCCTGCGGGATTTGAAGTCGGATGGCCTCCTTTTTTTGACTTTTTAGGTGCACTGCTTGCAAAAGTCCTGGGAGGAGGCAACCCTGATTTGTATACCACAGAATTTGCAGGAGCCTTGCTGCCAGTGCTTC harbors:
- a CDS encoding ABC transporter permease, with the translated sequence MNIGLILELAKRDITEKYSGSTLGALWNFIYPLVDIFIFTVIFANLMGSRLPGSSSVYAYGFYLTSGVIAWNAFSNTVTRTSSVFLDKKYIISKVKVDLSSFPLYIAVSESITYVVTMGIFLFLLLISGYGVSRVILLVPFIYIIQQIFAYSLGFFIGVFVVFVRDLKEVVGIVLKIWFWFTPIVYLYDVLPDFVKKLMNYNPAFSFIHLYQTIFIYKEIPSLKPILYLLLLSLVILFFAEIIFKKLEKDIRDFI
- a CDS encoding glycosyltransferase produces the protein MKIAIFHDYFGAIGGGEKLVLMLAKYFNADVITTDLNMESVKKMGYSNIRIISLGKTPKIPPLKQISASFYFAACDFSKEYDFFIFSGNWAYFAAKKHKPNLYYCHTPTRAFYDLYETFISRQPLWISIFFRIWVRLHRPISEYYLSHVCKIVTNSKNTSTRIKKYFHRDAEVIYPPVETSKFTCKEYGDFWLSVNRLYPEKRVEIQIEAFKKMPEEKLVIVGGYSKGDHAKSYAKNILDNLPENVKVLGEVSETELLDLYSRCRGFICTAMDEDFGMTPVEAMASGKPVVAVNEGGFKETVVDGKTGVFVEADIQDIISAVKNISKNPSSYGNECFKRAAMFDISIFENSMKKNVACENCFCDK